The following proteins are co-located in the Myroides profundi genome:
- a CDS encoding YceI family protein has protein sequence MKKSVLALALIGALAISCGEKKDTNAVEGTTETTTEQVEAPVQKELSYSMEWTAFKTPEKVGVKGTFSDIKLNEVKADAATLEEALKGANFVVVTSSVSTNDAGRDEKLKGQFFAKMVGNINGFFGEFKDGKVIVNLTMNGISKEKEFAYRVEGDALKLNGSIDIIADFTAQSAFDSLHEACKDLHEGKTWSDVEISAEIKK, from the coding sequence AGAGAAAAAAGATACAAATGCAGTAGAAGGAACTACTGAGACAACAACAGAACAAGTAGAAGCACCTGTACAAAAAGAATTATCTTATTCTATGGAATGGACAGCTTTTAAAACACCTGAGAAAGTAGGAGTAAAAGGAACATTCTCAGATATTAAATTGAATGAAGTAAAAGCGGATGCTGCTACATTAGAAGAAGCGTTAAAAGGAGCTAACTTCGTAGTAGTAACATCTTCTGTAAGCACTAATGATGCTGGTAGAGATGAGAAGTTAAAAGGTCAGTTCTTTGCTAAAATGGTTGGAAATATCAATGGATTCTTTGGTGAGTTTAAAGATGGTAAAGTAATCGTGAACTTAACAATGAATGGAATTTCTAAAGAGAAAGAGTTCGCATATAGAGTAGAAGGTGATGCTCTTAAGTTAAATGGTTCAATAGATATCATTGCTGATTTTACGGCTCAGTCTGCATTTGATAGCTTACATGAAGCTTGTAAAGATTTGCACGAAGGAAAAACTTGGTCTGACGTAGAGATTTCTGCTGAGATTAAAAAATAA
- the prfA gene encoding peptide chain release factor 1 — protein sequence MLDRLQIIKQRFDEVSDLIIQPDVIADQKRYVQLNKEYKDLKQLVEKRAEYINLKGNMEEANEILADGSDAEMVEMAKMQLDEAKGRLPELEEEIKFLLIPKDPEDAKNVMVEVRAGTGGDEASIFAGDLFRMYTKYCESKGWRTSVVDVNEGTSGGYKEVIFEVTGEDVYGTLKFEAGVHRVQRVPQTETQGRVHTSAATVMVLPEAEEFDVHIDMNDVRIDLFCSSGPGGQSVNTTKSAVRMTHIPTGLVAQCQDEKSQHKNKDKALSVLRSRLYEMELAKKQAEDATKRSSQVSSGDRSAKIRTYNYPQGRVTDHRIGLTLYDLDGIMNGNIQKIIDELQLVSNTEKLKEGDVF from the coding sequence ATGTTAGATAGACTACAAATTATTAAGCAACGTTTTGACGAAGTTTCTGACTTAATTATTCAGCCAGATGTTATTGCTGATCAAAAACGTTACGTACAATTAAATAAAGAGTATAAAGATTTAAAACAGTTAGTTGAAAAGCGTGCTGAGTATATAAATCTTAAAGGTAATATGGAAGAAGCTAATGAAATATTAGCTGATGGAAGTGATGCTGAAATGGTAGAAATGGCTAAGATGCAATTAGATGAGGCAAAAGGTCGTTTACCAGAATTAGAAGAAGAAATCAAATTCTTATTGATACCTAAAGATCCAGAGGATGCTAAAAACGTAATGGTAGAGGTGCGTGCTGGTACAGGAGGTGATGAAGCAAGTATCTTCGCAGGAGATTTATTTAGAATGTACACTAAATACTGTGAATCTAAAGGATGGAGAACATCTGTAGTAGATGTGAATGAAGGAACTTCTGGAGGATACAAAGAGGTTATCTTTGAAGTAACAGGAGAAGATGTATATGGTACATTAAAATTTGAAGCAGGAGTACACCGTGTACAACGTGTTCCTCAAACGGAAACTCAAGGACGTGTACACACATCAGCAGCTACTGTAATGGTATTACCAGAAGCAGAAGAGTTCGATGTACATATCGATATGAATGATGTACGTATTGACTTATTCTGTTCGTCAGGACCTGGAGGACAGTCTGTAAATACAACTAAATCAGCTGTACGTATGACTCACATTCCTACAGGACTTGTGGCTCAATGTCAGGATGAGAAATCTCAACACAAGAATAAAGATAAAGCTTTATCTGTATTGCGTTCTCGTTTGTATGAAATGGAATTAGCAAAGAAACAAGCAGAAGATGCAACTAAACGTTCGTCTCAGGTAAGTAGTGGGGACAGATCTGCAAAGATTAGAACTTACAACTATCCACAAGGACGTGTTACTGATCACCGTATAGGACTTACTTTATATGATCTAGATGGTATTATGAATGGTAATATTCAGAAGATTATCGATGAATTACAATTGGTAAGTAATACTGAGAAATTAAAAGAAGGAGACGTTTTTTAA
- the pyrF gene encoding orotidine-5'-phosphate decarboxylase: MTTQQLIEQIKQKNSFLCVGLDVDLDKIPTFLLKEEDPIFSFNKAIIDATHQYAVAYKPNIAFYEAYGIKGWMSLKKTIEYLNTNYPEVYTIADAKRGDIGNTASMYAKAFFEDMSFDSVTVAPYMGKDSVEPFLAFEDKHTILLALTSNQGAFDFQTKEVNGKPLYQEVLETSQTYKNAENLMYVVGATKAEYFEEIRKIVPESFLLVPGVGAQGGNLQDVCKYGLSKNVGLLINSSRGIIFASKAEDFAEKAGLEAKAIQQEMEEILNKMV, translated from the coding sequence ATGACTACACAACAATTAATTGAACAAATTAAGCAAAAGAACTCATTTCTATGCGTTGGCTTAGATGTTGATTTAGATAAGATTCCAACTTTTTTATTAAAAGAAGAAGATCCTATATTTAGCTTTAATAAAGCAATTATCGATGCAACTCATCAATATGCAGTAGCGTATAAACCAAATATTGCGTTCTATGAAGCTTATGGTATAAAAGGATGGATGTCTCTGAAGAAGACAATAGAATACTTAAATACTAATTATCCTGAAGTATACACTATAGCAGATGCTAAGCGTGGGGATATAGGTAATACTGCGTCTATGTATGCTAAAGCTTTCTTTGAGGATATGTCGTTTGACAGCGTAACTGTTGCTCCTTATATGGGAAAAGACTCTGTAGAGCCATTTTTAGCTTTTGAAGATAAACATACTATTCTTTTAGCATTAACTTCAAATCAAGGTGCATTTGATTTCCAAACGAAAGAAGTGAATGGAAAGCCATTGTATCAAGAAGTATTAGAAACTTCTCAAACATATAAAAATGCAGAGAATTTAATGTATGTAGTGGGAGCTACTAAGGCAGAATATTTTGAAGAGATTAGAAAAATAGTACCAGAAAGCTTTCTATTAGTGCCAGGAGTAGGGGCGCAAGGTGGTAATCTACAAGATGTATGTAAATATGGGTTAAGTAAAAATGTAGGATTGCTAATCAATTCGTCAAGAGGTATTATCTTTGCATCTAAGGCAGAAGATTTCGCAGAGAAAGCGGGATTAGAAGCTAAAGCCATTCAACAAGAAATGGAGGAGATATTAAATAAAATGGTATGA
- a CDS encoding ABC transporter substrate-binding protein, protein MIVLKDQIGQEHRFEQAPKRIISLVPSQTETLCDLGLEDEIKGITKFCVHPYHLGVVKIKVGGTKKVHVEKIKALNPDIIIANKEENTLEIVESLKDICPVWVTDVITLEDNKQMIEDFGVLFNKRTEAKKWNDKIDFAIKDFMSFVSTRETQKAAYFIWREPYMAAGNNTFINTLLTLNKFTNVYANREERYPEVEIRKIRIQGDPELVFLSSEPYPFKEEHAFELGRHTHHGKTVFVDGEMFSWHGTHLFNAFEYFKQIHKRLE, encoded by the coding sequence ATGATTGTATTAAAAGATCAAATAGGGCAAGAGCATCGCTTTGAACAAGCACCAAAGAGAATTATTTCATTAGTGCCTTCACAAACAGAAACGTTATGTGATTTAGGATTGGAAGATGAGATTAAAGGAATAACTAAATTCTGTGTACATCCTTATCACTTAGGTGTAGTCAAAATCAAAGTAGGTGGAACTAAGAAGGTACACGTAGAAAAGATTAAGGCACTTAATCCTGATATTATTATTGCTAATAAAGAAGAAAATACTTTGGAGATCGTAGAAAGTCTGAAAGATATTTGTCCTGTTTGGGTTACTGATGTAATTACATTAGAAGATAATAAGCAAATGATAGAAGATTTTGGTGTCTTGTTTAATAAACGTACAGAGGCAAAAAAATGGAATGATAAGATTGATTTTGCTATCAAAGATTTCATGTCTTTTGTAAGTACTAGAGAAACACAAAAAGCAGCTTATTTTATCTGGAGAGAACCTTATATGGCGGCAGGTAATAATACGTTTATCAATACCCTTTTGACTTTGAATAAATTCACGAATGTATATGCTAATCGAGAAGAGCGTTATCCTGAAGTAGAGATAAGAAAGATTAGAATTCAAGGAGATCCAGAGTTGGTATTCTTGTCGTCAGAGCCTTATCCATTTAAGGAAGAACATGCATTCGAATTAGGAAGACATACACATCACGGAAAAACTGTGTTTGTGGATGGGGAAATGTTCTCTTGGCATGGGACACATTTGTTTAATGCTTTTGAGTACTTTAAACAAATTCATAAACGACTTGAATAA
- a CDS encoding DUF4197 domain-containing protein, with the protein MKKTMIAAVLTMSTLAYSPIINAQTTKKNNLINSLTQDKVAKGLKEALDKGIADQVSKLSQPDGFLKNELVKIVMPEEFQKVDRALRRIGMDKLADQGLTLINRAAESAVKEATPIFVDAVKNMTFTDAKDILVGGKSAATDYLKKSTSKSLYTKFSPVINSSIASVGADVIWEKMTTTYNALPLVSPVTTDLTDYITNQTMDGVFKMIAVEEGNIRENITGSRDSKLLKEVFAIQDNLTNSTKKNTSSNSIEKLFKNRK; encoded by the coding sequence ATGAAAAAGACAATGATTGCTGCTGTACTAACCATGAGTACACTAGCCTATTCCCCAATCATCAATGCTCAAACCACTAAAAAAAACAACCTAATCAATTCTCTTACACAAGACAAAGTGGCTAAGGGATTAAAAGAAGCTCTTGATAAAGGAATTGCTGATCAAGTAAGTAAACTATCACAACCTGATGGTTTCCTAAAAAATGAATTAGTTAAAATTGTAATGCCTGAAGAATTTCAGAAAGTAGATAGAGCTTTAAGAAGAATAGGTATGGACAAATTAGCAGATCAAGGATTAACACTAATTAACAGAGCTGCAGAAAGTGCTGTGAAAGAAGCTACACCAATCTTTGTAGATGCTGTTAAGAATATGACATTCACAGATGCTAAAGATATTCTAGTTGGAGGAAAATCAGCTGCAACTGATTACTTAAAGAAAAGCACATCTAAAAGTTTATATACTAAATTCAGTCCAGTGATTAATTCATCTATAGCATCAGTAGGAGCTGATGTAATCTGGGAAAAAATGACCACTACTTATAATGCACTTCCTCTAGTATCTCCTGTTACAACAGACTTAACAGATTATATTACCAACCAAACTATGGATGGCGTATTCAAAATGATCGCAGTTGAAGAGGGAAATATTAGAGAAAACATCACAGGATCTAGAGATTCTAAATTATTAAAAGAAGTATTCGCAATTCAAGATAATCTAACAAACTCAACTAAAAAAAACACATCAAGTAATTCTATCGAGAAACTTTTTAAAAATAGAAAGTAA